Sequence from the Pyrobaculum neutrophilum V24Sta genome:
GCCTAAGTAGCTCGGCTGTTCTGGCGGCGCCGAGCTTTAAGCCAAGCGCCCACGTCAACGCCGCCGAGGCGAGGCCGAAAGTCGGCAGTATGTTGAAGGCGCTCGCCACCGTGTGCACGCCGTATCTAGGTATAGACGCCACAAAGGCCGCGTACACCGCGTAGAAGAGGAGGTAGGACAGGAAGAAGTTCCTCGCGTCGAAGGGCAGCTCCGGGGGCCTGCTCTTCTTCCCCGGCTTCGCCAGGGCTAGCTTTAGGTAGTAGTAGGCGGGGAGGACCATGGCGTATAGGCCCACTAGGTTCCAGACGTAGAAGTGCCCACCCCACGTCCACACCACGTAGCCCAACGCGGCTCCTGCCAAAGCCCCGGCCCACGGCCTCCTAAGGCCGTCTATCAACAGGGCAAGGCCCAGGGGGATTAGGAAGAGGCTTATCGGCTCGTCGTCGAACCAGGCGGCGAAGCCGCGTTCGACGAAGGCCGGCGCTATGGCGGTGAGCAACGCGGCGGCTAGGCCAACTCTAACCCCGCCGTTTGGTATACCCAGCTCGCCCCCCACCCTGTACCCCAGGTAGAACATGGAGAAGACGGCTAGGGAGTTCACCACCGCCGGGGCCGCTATGACGGCGTGCCACAGATCCACCCCGAAGGGGCGCAGGAGGGCGTAGATGAAGAGGCCGTAGAGGGAGGTGCCCGGGAGGAGCACCCTGCCCCAGTCTATGCCGTAGGGGTGCCAGAACTGGGTAAACTGCGCGCCGCTCCACCACCACCCAACGCCGTGTTCAAGCATGTACTTGGCCAGGTAGTACCTCACGTAGGGGTCGAACTCGTCCAGCCACCACCCCCAGAGAAACACCCTATACATCCTGGCGTAGAGGGCGATGGCAAACGCCGCCAGGAGGCCGGGAACAACTACCAGCAACTTCTCCCTTCTGTCCATGGCTGGGCGGGAGGCCCCCCCAATATATCTTTAACTCACCTTCTTGACGAGGCCGATCCCTATCTTTATCGGCCTCCTCTCGAGGGGGGAGAGGCACTTGGGGCACACCCCGCCCCACATCTTGAGCACAGCCTCCACCGTCTTGGGGTCGGGCCCCCTATATAGCACAAACCCGCACGAGTCGCACTTCACCACAAACACCGACTCTCCCCAGGCCCCCGTTTATTAGAGTTTCGCGGTAATATTAGCATATGGAGGCGGCCACCCCGCCGTAGTAGGTGAAGGCCAGCGCGTCCACCTCGTCCTCCTCCAGCTCCGGGTACCTCGCCCTGATCCACCTCCTGGACCAGCTGGCGGCTAGCTCGTCCACCAGCCTAACCTCCCGGCAGCCGGCCAAGGCGGCGGCCTTCTTGACGTCTACGTAGGGGGAGGAGCCGATGTATATCTCGAGAGGCCCCGCGTTTCGCAGCACAGCCTCCACCGTCTGCCAGTCAACCACGGCGTGTAAGACGGGCTCCCCCCGCCAGACGTAGGCCAGCCCGTTCCTCGCCGCGCCTAGGTCCACCCCCAGGCTCCCGCCCCCCAGCAGCTTGGGCAGAGCCGTGAAGAGCTCCCGCGCGACGCAGCGGTAGTCGCCGCAGCTCAGAACCACGTCCCCCCTCTCCCGGTACATCGCGTCTACGACGGTTATATCGCCCCGCTCAAAAAGCGCGACGTTGAAGGCAACTCTCCTCACCACCTCGAAAAGGCTCCTCCTCCCCAAGTAGCCCAGCCTCAACGCCTCTAGAAAGACAAATAAATTTATGTCTAACGGCGGCGTATGTTGCTGACCGCGCTTAAGGCCAAGCTAGCCCGGAGGCCGCTCGCCCTCTGCGACGCCGGCGACGTAGACGGCGTTGCCTCCGCCGCCCTCTTCAAGAGGGCCTACCCCCGGGGGGCCGTGGTGCTGGCGGGGCCCACCGACGTGAGGAGGTGGTGGGTCAAGGCGCTGAGGTGGGACTTCGTGGCGGACCTCCCGTGCCCCGGCAAGGCGAGGGTTAGAGCCGACCACCACAAGACAAACAAGCCCTGCGCCGAGGTCGAGTTCTACGACCCAGACGCCCCAGCCGCCGCCGTGTTAGCCGCCAAAGCCCTCGGCCTCGAAAACGACGAGGTGGCCCGGCAGCTCGTGGACGCCGCCGTCCAGACAGACACCGCAGACGTCAGAGACCCCAAGGTCAAGCTCCTGGACCTGGCCATAAGATATGCAGACATGCGGGAGAAGCTGGCCGCGGTGGAGAAGCTGGCGCAGAGGGGCCTCGCGGCGCTTGAGGAGGAGCCCCTCAAGTCGGCGGCCCAGAGGGGGCTGGAGAGGGACAGGCTGGTCCAGCAGATCGCGGCGGCGATACCCCCCGAGGAGGTCCTGGTCATCTACAGCCCCACGCGCCTCGGCATCTCCTACCGCGCCTTAGCTATAGAGCTGGAGAAGAGGGGCTCCTCCTTCGTGAACATACTAGTCAAGAGGGGCTGGAGGACCTACAGGCTCTACTGCGGCGCCCACAGAGACAGCCCCTACGACTGCACACAGGTGGCGGGGAGGCTGGGGGGCGGAGGCCACAAATACGCGGCGGGGGCCCTCGTGAAGGCCCCCATCTACCGCAGGGCCAAGCCGCTTGAGGACCTCCTAGAGATGGTGAAGCCGCGGGCGGTGTACGTCCTGGGGCCCTGCAACGGTTTAAAAATACCCTGTAGAAGCGTGGAGGTGATGAGGAGAGGTTCAAGCGAGGCGTGAGCGCCCTTCAGCGGCACTGAACCTATATATAGGGGGACCCCGAGGAAGCTGTGTGCGGCATCTTCGGCATAGTATACGCCGATAGGCCGAGGAGGAACCTCGGCGAGGTCCTCAGGAAGGCCCTCGAGCGTCTTGAATACAGGGGGTACGACTCAGCCGGCATAGCCGTGGTGGACCGGGGGCTCGTGGTGAGGAAAGACGCCGGCAAGGTGGCCGAGGTGGCCGCGAGATACGGCTTCGACTCCATACAGGGGGTGGCTGGGCTGGCCCACACCCGCTGGGCCACCCACGGCAAGCCCGACCAGGCCAACGCCCACCCCCACACCGACTGCCGCGGCGTAATCGCGGTGGTGCACAACGGCATTGTGGAAAACTACGCAGAGCTGAGGGAGGAGCTCGCCGCCAGGGGCCACGTCTTCCGCTCCGAGACAGACACGGAGGTCATCGCCCACCTAGTCGAGGAGTACAAGAGGCAGGGCCTCGACACCTTCGCCGCGTTTAAGAAAGCCCTCTCGAGGGTGAGGGGGGCCTACGCCGTGGCCTTGATAGATGCGGAGAACCCCAAGGCGATATACTTCGCCAGGAACCTGTCCCCCCTCATAATCGGCGTAGGAGACGGCTTCAACATAGTCGCCAGCGATATACCCACCGTCCTCGACCACACGAGGAGGGTGATCGCGGTGAGAGACGGGGAGTACGGCTATATAACCCCCCACCAGGTTTACATAGAGGCAGACGGCGTGCCGCAGGACGCGTCCAGCCGCGTGGAGGAGATCCCCTGGAGCGCGGAGATGGCGACGAAGGGCGGCTACGCCCACTTCATGCTCAAGGAGATATACGAGCAGCCGGAGTCTCTGGCCACCACGGTGGCGGGCCTGGAGGGGCTAGAGGCCGCCGCCGCCTCCCTCCTATCGGCGAGAAACATATACGTGGTGGGGGCCGGCTCGTCGCTACACGCCGGGCTGGTCTTCGCCCAGCTCCTCCTGAGGATAAAGGCGACGCCGGTGCCCGTCGTGGCCTCGGAATACGCCGCCTACGAGCCCCTCTTCGACAAGGGAGACGCGGCCGTGGCCATATCCCAATCCGGCGAGACCATAGACACGATAAAGGCCGTGAGAGCCATGAGGGAGAGGGGGGTCAGGGTGCTCTCCGTCACCAACGTCGTCGGAAGCACGATAACTAGGGAAAGCGACGTCGTGGTCTACACCAGGGCGGGGCCGGAGATAGGCGTAGCCGCCACCAAGACCTTCACCACCCAGGTGGCCACCCTCTCGGCCATCTACGCCGCAATGCTCAAAGCCCTGGGCTACGACACAGCCCCCATGGAGCGCGAGATAAAGGCGCTCCCCGACCTAGCCAGGAAGGCCGTGGAGAACACGGCGGGAGCCGCCAAGGACCTAGCCAGGAGGCTCAAGGCCAAGCCCAGCGCCTACTACCTCGGCAGAGGCTCCGCCGTCCCCGTCGCCATGGAGGGGGCGCTCAAGCTCAAGGAGGTGGCCTACATACACGCCGAGGCCTACCCCGCAGGCGAGTCCAAACACGGCCCCATAGCCCTCGTGGAGGACGGCTTCCCAGTCCTCTTCGTCTTCTCCGACCCAAACACGAGGGAGAAGACCCTAAGCAACGTCGCAGAGATGAAGGCCAGGGGGGCCTACACCATAGGGACGGTGCCCGCCAGAAGCGACATCGCGAAGAGGCTGGACTACGCCATAGAGGTCCCCGAGTCCGGAGAGCTGGCGGCCCCCATACTCCACGTCATCCCCCTGCAGCTCCTGGCCTACTTCACCGCGGTGGAGAGGGGCTACGACCCCGACAAGCCGAGAAACCTCGCAAAAACCGTCACCGTGGAGTGATGAAGATCGCCCCAGTGGTGCTGGCGGGCGGGAGGCCCGGCCCCTTCGAAAAACTGACGGGCCCCCTCCCCAAGACCTACGTGAGGGTGGGAGGCCGCAGGCTCTACCAATACGCCGCGGACCCCCTCGCCGCCACCTTCGGCAGAGTGTACGTAGTGACCCCCCACCCCGAGCGGGGGCCCTACATATACGTCGAGGAGAAAGGCCAGGGCATAGAGCAGGCCATAGCCGCCGCCGAATCCCACCTAGGCGCCGAGACCCACATCCTCCTGGCATACGGCGACGTGTACGTGGACCCAGCCGCCTTCAGAACGCTAGTGGAGAGCGCGATATCCGCAGGAGCAGACGGCGCCATCTTGGCCGTCCCCAGAAAAACCACCAAGGGCTACGGCGCAGTGGAGACAAAGCCGGGAGGCCTCCTGGCCAAGATAGGGGGAGAAAGCCAGTGGATCTACGCAGGCGCCGCCCTCCTCCCACGCGACGTGGCCAAAGCCGCCGCCCAAGCCGGCTTCTACGAGGCCTTAAACGAGGCGGCGAAAAACAAGAAGATAGCCGTGGCGCCCTGGGGCGGCGTGTGGCACGACGTAAACTACCCCGAGGACCTCCTACCCCTCCTCGAACACGTAGCCCCCCGCCACACCTACATAGCCGAGGGCGCCAGGGTAAGCCCCACTGCCGTCCTCCAAGGGCCGGTGGTCGTGGAGGAACAAGCCGAGGTGGACCACTACGCGGTGGTGAAAGGCCCTGCCTACATAGGAAAGAGGGCCTTCGTGGGGAGCCACTCCCTAGTCCGCAACTACGCCTATATAGAGGAGGAGGCCGTCGTTGGAAGCGCCGCCGAGATAAGCCACAGCCTAATAGGCCAGAGAGCCACGGTCGGCCGCGCCTCCTTCATCTCATACAGCGTAGTCGGCGAAGAGGCGGTGGTGGAGCCAAACGCCATCACCATGTCCGTCCTAAGGGAAGGCAGAGAAAGGCTAGAGCCCGTGGAGGTAAGAGGCGCCAGGTACTACAAACTCGGGGCACTCATCCCACGAGGCGCCAGGATACCCGCCGCCGCCGTCCTCAAGCCAGGCACCGGCTGGCAATAGCGGCAAAAAGTTTAAAACCCACACCAAAGAAACAGACGAGCCCGGTCGTCTAGCGGCCAAAGGACAACCCGGCTTGGGATGCGGGGCTCTGGACAGTGCCGCCGGCACCCACAACCCGTGGCCCGGGTTCGAATCCCGGCCGGGCTACCACCACCCTCCTACCTACGGCCCCCAGCGGGAGAACCCACCCGCAGACCCACAGAAGAACCCCCCCCACCCAATCCGGCGCCTCGAACCCGTCAACGTCCAGGCAGGGCCTTACATCCAAGACGGGGCTCCCACCCCCCCCCCCTCCACGCGTCTAGCCCAAGCACCCTCCGGGCGGGCCCACCATATCCACAATCGCAAGCACGGGGCGCTACGGAAACCGCGTGGCATACCCCCCCCACCTCGGGAAGACCCCCCTCCCCCACGGCCTAAGACGCGGCCCCCCGCCTCGCGGAATGCCAGAGGATAAAGGCGCGGATGCACGCCTCAACCCCCACCACCCACAAACTCGTCAAACACCCCAACCACAGACACGAAGTCAAACCAATCCACCCTCCCCCACCTCCACCCACCCCCCCTACGCGCCGCCAGACACGCCTCCACATCTACCGACGAATAGCCGGCGGTGCACCATGGCCTCAACGACGCCAGCCAAGCACGCGAAGGACATCAGAAGCCACCCCCCGTTAGAGGCGGAAAGCGGCACCGCCACCGCGAACCCCCCAAAGCAACAATCGACAAGGACATAAGGCGGCACGCCGGCGAAAATACCACCCACAACAACCACAAGAACACAGGCAGGAAAGCGCCAAGAGACGCAAAAGGAAAAACGCCGAGAAAGACGACACGCCCCCACCCAAACCGCCACCAGCCGCTCAAGGTATGTACTGGCGGTACATCAAGTATAAAAAGCCTGGTCTCGGCCATCGCCATGAGGTTGGGCGTGGCGGTGGTTGCGGCGGCGCTGGCGCTGGCACTGGCGGTATACATCGCGGCGGCCGCCGGCTCGGACAGCAAAGCGCAGCCCGCGCAGAGCGCCTCAGACAGCCAACAATATACACAAGACGCGGCGGTCGAGGGGCTGACCATCGGGGGTAACGACCCCTTCTGGTATATGGAGGGTAGACTGCCTAAGAAGATGAACATAGAGGTGGACGACGTGGTTAGGCGTATCCTGGAGAGGCCGGTTAGGGCTCCCGGCCCTGCGAGAGGCGAGTTTCAGATTGACGAGAGGCTTAGGGAGTGGTTTCACAACGACACGGCGGGTAGGGAGGTTTACGAGAGGTGCTATGGGGGGATGTTTGTAGACGCGGCGAGGATATACATCGTGGTGACAGACAGAGCCTGCGGAGAGAAGATAAGAAGAGCCGTGGAGGATCTCGCCAGCCGATACGGCACAGAGCTCGTCATCCTCAAGGGCAAATACACATACAGACAGCTAAGCCAGTGGGCAGACGCGCTGTTTCACAGGGTTAAGGAGGGGCTTGAGGATAGGCTGAAGCAGATATGCGGAAAATACGTCGTCACTATGCTCATGGTAGACCAAGCAACTAACCAGATCGTCGTGGGCATAAACCCAGACTGCACAAGCCAAGCGGTCGTCAAAGAGATAGCCAAAGCCCTAGACGAGCTGGGAATCCCAAAAGACGCAGTGGTCCTAGAAAAATTCCCCGGTTTTGTGCTGTTGTCTGACTAATTTACAGCGGTCGCCAGATTTATAGCTACAGCGACGAGGTTAAGACAACGGGGTCTTGCTCCCTCGGGTTTACTGGGGTTGACGCCTCCGGAAACCCCGTCGCCATCACGGCCGACCACTGCGTAGCGCTTAACGTAGAGGTGCAGTATTACCACCCGACGAATGGGTGGATAAAGCTGGGTAAGGTAGTTAGGGAGGGCGGCGTCTATAGCGACTCCGCCTTGATTCAGCTGTACCCGGGCAACTACCCCTCCTACGCCGTATGGTCCTACGGTAGCGATCCAACGAGAGACATTCTACGTAACGGGAGAAATACCCAGCAGCGGCCAAAAGGAGGGCTGGGGAGTTGGAAAAAGCGGCTTTAAGACTGGGGTTACGTGGGGCAGATTACAGGGCTGTGGTCCTGCGCGGGTAGAAGAAACTGGCGCGTGGTACTATGGATGTCTGGTGAATTCGACTAGCGTTATAGCGGCGAAGGGGGATAGTGGGGCGCCCGCCTTCATCCCGGGGTTGTCCCGGCCGGCCAACCGCCAGACTACTGGCTCTACGACGACTCTGTCCACGCGCTGGGGATACTATTCGGGGGCGCGGGCTGTTCACCTGATGGATACTGCACGTCCTACGGCTACTCGCCTATTGACTACGTTAAGCTAGATCTCGGATACGTGAAGCTGACGCGGTAAACCCACCCGCTCCCCCCCCCCTCTCCCGCCTTTTTAGCCGCCTCTCCACCCACCAGGGGCGTCGCTCTCGGGGGCAAGGGCTGGGGATTGAGGCGGTTTTCTTCATCACGCCGACGGCCGAGGAGGCACCCGCGAGCAGTCGGCAGCTGTCGGCGGCGGGCCTAGGTGCAATGGCCTATAGGCCGACTAAATCAACGCCACCCATGGCCTTTACATCGTCTAAATACCTCCTCCTAGCCCTAGCCGCAATGACCTCCCCCCGGTCCAGCTCGGCCACATAAACCCCAGCCTCTGAACCAAAGCCCCTAAAGCCGCCGTTGGGAGAAGCCACGTAAGACCCCCCAGCCACAGGCCTGCCGTCGGCGTACACAAACCCCGTCCCCACCGCAGAGGCGACGTAGATCGAGTTCTCAAAGGCGCGCACAAGCCCCACAGCCCCCCACAGCCCCCTCCTGTCGGCCGGGATGCTCGCCGGGTTCACAACCAGCTCAGCCCCAGCCAACGCAAGCCTCCGCACCAGCTCCGGATATCACGAGATCTACGCAGACCAAACACCCCACAGCCCACCCCGAGACGGCAAAAAGCGCAAGCCTAGAGCCGGCAGACAGCCACCCCCTCTCCCCCGTCGCAGCCGACGGGAAGATCTTCTCACCCCATGTCAAAAGCCCCTCCCGCCCCACCACCGGACAAACCCCCCTCACAGACGACCCAACAGCCACCGCCACCCCACCCGCCACGACAACCCCACCCACAGCAGAAGCCACATCCACAAAAGCCCCCACAAGCCCCCGCAAGCCATCCCCATCCAGCACAGATCTCCCAAGCCAATACTCCGGCAAAACCACCACATCAGCCCTAGGCAGCCGCTCCAGAAGCCAGCGAACCCCCTCCCCAAGCCCAACCCTAGGCATCTGGACAAGAGCAACCCTCACACCAAAAACAACCCAAAAGTTAATAAACACGCCCCAACAGACCCACAGGGGCCGTAGTCTAGCCTGGCTAGGATGCCGGCCTGGGGACAAACCCCGTAGTTGCCAGCGCGCCGGTGATCCCGGGTTCAAATCCCGGCGGCCCCACTACCTTTATAGTATAAAACAACGTGTCAGCTCCGCCGGAATGGTCACAACTCCGCGCGGCGAGGAGGCCATCACAACGCCATCTATACGGCTTAACAAGGTCTAGACCCCCGCCCACCACGGTACATACAACCTCCTAAGGTAACCCGGGGATGTTGCCGTATATCTTATCGGCGATCCACCTGAGCTCCTCCTCGGTCGTTGCCTTGAGCATGCCGGACTTCTCCCACGCCTTGACCCCCCTCTCCACCACGGCCAAACCCCTCCATATGGCGCGGTGGAGACGCCCTAGATAAACGTCGAGAAGCTCCTCCAACCTCCTAAGGTCCAGCTCGGCCCCTCTGCAGGAGGCGTCAAAACACATACACTCGCCCACCCTCTCCCCAGGCCTGTAGCGCCTAACGGCGAACTCGACGGACTTAGCAAGGGAGGCCGGCCACTCATCCTCCGGGACCTCAGGATCCTCGCCCAACATACAGACGCAGTAGGAGCCCGGCAGAAGGAGAGTCAACTCCGCAATATAATCCCATTTCTCAAAAAACTCCCACCGCCACTTGCGGTACGCCTTCTTTAGCCTCGGCTTATCTATACACTCATCCACGGTGTCGGACATCTCGTCAAATATCACGTAGCCTAGGCCGGCCGCGCAGCCGAACCTCATTCCAAAGTCCATACCCGCGTCGGTGTCTATCCCCTCTCCCTTGAGCTTTTTGTACAGTGCTTTGACTATCGCGTCTGGTATGGAGATCCTCCCCTTGGGCGTTATGACGGGCCCGAACTCGAACGCGGCGCCCTCTACCCCGACCCCCGCCGCTTCGAAGAACCTCATGTCCTCCTCCGAGTACTCCACCCGGGTCTCCCTGGCCAGCTCCTCCAGCCTGTCCCACACGGGCGCCAGCTCCGGCGTCCGCTCCCTCAGCAGATCCCCAGCCTCCGGATTGTCGAAGAGAGACAGGAGAGTGACCGCGTTGTACGCCCATGTGTAGAAGTACATGTTGCCGTCCGGCATACGCTCGTTGTAGAGGAGGAGCAGGCTCGAGAGCTCCACGTAATCGAGGACGTCCTCGTACTCGATGTAGTCGTGTATCAGCTTCAGCCCGGGCCACTTAGGGGCCGGCGGATTTGTATCTACCTTGAGCGCCCTCACCGGGCCGATGTACATGCCGCTCCTTGGATCAACGCGTAGCTCCGAGGATTCTATATATAGGCTGGGCGTCGGGTGAGAGATAAACAATTTGAGAGGATCCAAGTCGATTGAGGGTATGTATCCTACGCGGCTACCGTAGTACACATCTGCCGAGAGCCCGACGTGGTCGAGTACGCTGTACACATCTTCCGGCAGCTCTCCGTCCAGCCGGAAGAGGGGGTATTCTAACGTCACCGGCGGTATTGGGAGGCCCATGGCCTCTACGCCTAGGTAGTTGTTCGCCCTATACGCCATGAGCAGCTTGTCCACGATGGGTCTCGGCAGCTCGATCATGCCCCCTCAACCAGCTTCTTCAGCCTTTCCCTCGCCCTATCGTCGCTGGCCCTCTCTATGAGGTGCGTCAACAGCGCGGCCGCCTCCTCCCTCGCCCTTGGATCCTCGGCGTGTTTTGCTATATAGGCCAACCTTCTGACGCCGTCTGGCGTGATCCGGAGGCGCTCCATGTTCCTCCCGGAGTACCTCCTGTAGTCTGCCCCCTCGGCGAGACCCAGGGCCCTCAGCTTGGCAACAACCTCCTCCATCCGCTCCCTTCTGCGGGTGTTGTGCTCAACGCGTAGCTCGCCCTTGTCCACCCGCACCGAGAAGTCCGGCCAACCGGGCGGGCTGGGCGACCTGAGCTTCCTCAGCCAGCCCTCCGCCACCTCCTTCTCCACCGCCCCCCTTTCTGCGGCGGCTTCCACTGCGCGGGCTACGGCTTCTCTCAGCGCCTTGTGGGCTGAGGCTATGGCGTTTGTGGTCACGTACACCCTCCACCTGCCCCCGTGCTGGCGCGGCTCGGCCTCCACCCCCAGCGCCCTAAGGACGCGCGCCGCCTCCTCAGCCCTCTCCCTAGTGGAGGGGCCGAAGACCAGCTCAAGCTTCTCCCCAACCCTAATGCCCAGGCGGAACCTGACCGCGGAGCCGCCCGCCTTGACGACTAGGTGGGCGGAGGGCGATCCGCCCTCCAGCTTCAGATCCTCCACCGAGACCTCCACATCGCTGGACACTCTAAAAGACCCAGCGCCGCCAGATAAACCTTTCGCTAATTCTCAACCGCGCCGAGCCGCGGCCGGCGTCTGAAGTGCTCCAGCTCTTCCGTTATCAGCTGTGGAATTTGGGCTTCCTCTCCGCGGGCTTCTGCCGGTTAGCTGGACGTAGACGCCGTCTAAGCCCTTGGCCTCGTTCCCGTCGGCGGCGAGAGGGGCGGTGGCCACGCCTACGAGGGACCTACCGACCGCTATCTCGACGGCCTCCGTGGTACACCGACCTGTCACTCACCACAAGCCCCTCGTGGCGTATCTAAAGCCCTCCTTGTCGCAGTTGGCCATTAACTCTGCCTGCATCAGAACCTTGCGGATTGCTTATTTCTGGCCTTCTCCCTTCTGGTTTGTCCCTCTCGGCTCTCAGAAGAGCGGGAAATTCCCAAGGCGGGCTACAAAGTCGCGCGCTGTAGGAAGTGCGGCGGGGAGTTCGGCAATCCTACTTATCCCAGAATAGCGTAGCTGTGGACAGCCCCCGTTGCTTGGCCGAAGTTCAAAGGGGACCCCTGTCGTGTGTCTGCTCGCTTCATGGACCGCCTGGAGGAGGCGCCCAGGTGAGCCATGGGGCGGCGTCCTACCCCCGCGAGGGCGTGCCACCAGGTCTCTGCGGTGGATATCCGCTGACTGGTCCACGCTGAAGTACCTGACCGCTGTGCAGGTTCTAGAGCGGTACTGCCAGAGAAGCCTCCTGCCGGCGGACGCAAGACGCTAACCTGTCGGGTCGGCTGTAGCGCCACCCGGCGTTGTGGAGAGGGCTAATTGGTGCCTGGCCGCGGTAGTGGAGACCGGCGGCGTGTGCATGGCGGGGGGACAAAATTTTTAAAAATCACTGCCTTTTTCTACCCAGCCCCGGTAGCTCA
This genomic interval carries:
- a CDS encoding PaRep2b protein; translated protein: MSSDVEVSVEDLKLEGGSPSAHLVVKAGGSAVRFRLGIRVGEKLELVFGPSTRERAEEAARVLRALGVEAEPRQHGGRWRVYVTTNAIASAHKALREAVARAVEAAAERGAVEKEVAEGWLRKLRSPSPPGWPDFSVRVDKGELRVEHNTRRRERMEEVVAKLRALGLAEGADYRRYSGRNMERLRITPDGVRRLAYIAKHAEDPRAREEAAALLTHLIERASDDRARERLKKLVEGA
- a CDS encoding carbon-nitrogen hydrolase family protein, with protein sequence MRRLALAGAELVVNPASIPADRRGLWGAVGLVRAFENSIYVASAVGTGFVYADGRPVAGGSYVASPNGGFRGFGSEAGVYVAELDRGEVIAARARRRYLDDVKAMGGVDLVGL
- a CDS encoding TM1812 family CRISPR-associated protein — protein: MRLGVAVVAAALALALAVYIAAAAGSDSKAQPAQSASDSQQYTQDAAVEGLTIGGNDPFWYMEGRLPKKMNIEVDDVVRRILERPVRAPGPARGEFQIDERLREWFHNDTAGREVYERCYGGMFVDAARIYIVVTDRACGEKIRRAVEDLASRYGTELVILKGKYTYRQLSQWADALFHRVKEGLEDRLKQICGKYVVTMLMVDQATNQIVVGINPDCTSQAVVKEIAKALDELGIPKDAVVLEKFPGFVLLSD
- the glmS gene encoding glutamine--fructose-6-phosphate transaminase (isomerizing), which gives rise to MCGIFGIVYADRPRRNLGEVLRKALERLEYRGYDSAGIAVVDRGLVVRKDAGKVAEVAARYGFDSIQGVAGLAHTRWATHGKPDQANAHPHTDCRGVIAVVHNGIVENYAELREELAARGHVFRSETDTEVIAHLVEEYKRQGLDTFAAFKKALSRVRGAYAVALIDAENPKAIYFARNLSPLIIGVGDGFNIVASDIPTVLDHTRRVIAVRDGEYGYITPHQVYIEADGVPQDASSRVEEIPWSAEMATKGGYAHFMLKEIYEQPESLATTVAGLEGLEAAAASLLSARNIYVVGAGSSLHAGLVFAQLLLRIKATPVPVVASEYAAYEPLFDKGDAAVAISQSGETIDTIKAVRAMRERGVRVLSVTNVVGSTITRESDVVVYTRAGPEIGVAATKTFTTQVATLSAIYAAMLKALGYDTAPMEREIKALPDLARKAVENTAGAAKDLARRLKAKPSAYYLGRGSAVPVAMEGALKLKEVAYIHAEAYPAGESKHGPIALVEDGFPVLFVFSDPNTREKTLSNVAEMKARGAYTIGTVPARSDIAKRLDYAIEVPESGELAAPILHVIPLQLLAYFTAVERGYDPDKPRNLAKTVTVE
- a CDS encoding NTP transferase domain-containing protein; translated protein: MKIAPVVLAGGRPGPFEKLTGPLPKTYVRVGGRRLYQYAADPLAATFGRVYVVTPHPERGPYIYVEEKGQGIEQAIAAAESHLGAETHILLAYGDVYVDPAAFRTLVESAISAGADGAILAVPRKTTKGYGAVETKPGGLLAKIGGESQWIYAGAALLPRDVAKAAAQAGFYEALNEAAKNKKIAVAPWGGVWHDVNYPEDLLPLLEHVAPRHTYIAEGARVSPTAVLQGPVVVEEQAEVDHYAVVKGPAYIGKRAFVGSHSLVRNYAYIEEEAVVGSAAEISHSLIGQRATVGRASFISYSVVGEEAVVEPNAITMSVLREGRERLEPVEVRGARYYKLGALIPRGARIPAAAVLKPGTGWQ